Within Acanthochromis polyacanthus isolate Apoly-LR-REF ecotype Palm Island chromosome 3, KAUST_Apoly_ChrSc, whole genome shotgun sequence, the genomic segment ACATAGGGGTGCATAGACACTGCAGCCATAGATATGATGGTCTTCATATCTTCATATCTATGGACACTGCAGCCGCGGAGCTTCTCCTCCCGACCGGAAACTAAAAGTCTGTTTCTTGTGTGCAACCGGGAGTAACATTCCAGTGAAATAAACCAACAGAAAGCAGGAACAGTTTCATGACGAGGTTGGATCCGTGCGGAGCGAAAGTCTGGGTGCGTTTGTTTTATCCTCTTTATTCAGGGGTGCGTGTGTGTTATACTTTTCACTTCAGGGTGCGTTTGTTTAACCTGTTTATTCCGGGTTGCGtttgtttttccctcttcactTCGGGGTGCGTTTGTTTCATGCTTTTCACTCCAGGGTGCGTTTGATTTATCCTCTTTATTCAGGGGTGCGtttattttatacttttcaGTCCAGGGTGCATTTGATTTATCCTCTTTATTCAGGGGTGCATTTGTTTTATACTTTCACTCCAGGGTGCGTTTGTTTCTCCCTCTTCATTCCAGGTTGCGTTTGTTTTGCAGACATGGCGGTGCAGCTGTGGTGCCTGTCCTTCCGGCAGCCCTACGCCGGCCTGATTCTGGACGGGGTGAAGACGGTGGAGAGCCGCTGGAGACCGGTTCTGGCGCCTCTGGAGAACCAGACCCTGGCAGTCCACGTGGCCTGGCGGAACTGGGACGGGGAGGAGTGGCAGGCGGTGCTTGGCGGCCCTCTGGGGATGAACCGGGTGCAGGTGGAGGCGCTGCTGGAGTCTGGGGAGCGGTGGGGCCGCAGTGTGGTGGCAGGTGGGAACCGAACCCGAACGCTGTCTAAAGGGCTGGAGGTCGGAGGGGTCACATGACTCTGCTTCTCTTCCAGGATTGGTGGACGTGGGCCGGACCTGGCTCTGCCCCGCCTCCTTGCAGGGGGAGGAGCTAAGCCAGCTTGAGCGCGCAGCCGTTCTGATTGGTCTTcaggagaaacatctgactCACCTGTCAAACCCCCGCTGGCTGAAGGAGCCGCTGAGCGTGAGAGGAGGCCGTGACCTGTTCAGCGTGGAGATCCCAGCCCACCTGTTACCATGACGACATGTCCAcctgttaccatgacaacctgTTTAATAATTAGTTAATCATCCGGCTCTAAATTAGTCGTTAATCTTTAATCCTAAACTTTAACCAGATATTCGTCTCACAGCTCATCCTTTAGAACGgttctgtcattatttttattgttctttagATCATCCAGAAGGTAAACCAGGAAATAGAAACTGTTACCACAGCAACCCATCAGGTGTTCCTTGGTCATGTAACCTGCAGGTAAACCAGGAGAGAGTCTCTGTCTGCTGGTGAAACTAAACTTTATTCACACGATCAATCAACACaaatacatcccataatatcaACAGGGACTGAGTGCGCCCGGCCCGaggcctctgattggtcagctcaTTCGACCAATAACAAACAACGAAAGAAGTGGGCGCTTTGTTTCCACAGCAACAGAGGATAGCGTCACTAATGAGCAAATCAATTTACAGGAACCTTAATGAGCCTCTAACAAAGGAACGCTAACAGGAAGGAACCCAATAGCCACAAGCTAACGGCTAGCATGTGCATTGTTTTTAATGGTAGGCTAAtgtgctagcatgctaacaaagaaaaagatatttattttttatgtgaaagagaaatgttttcattattttttagttGACATGGTTAGCACTGTCAGCACCATTAGCACAGTTAGCACTGCTAGCACCGTTAGCTATGTGCTACATGGTGGGGGGGATGTAGTGGGTGGCCGTGTGGTGAGTGGGTGGGGCAGTGATGTAACCAACAACATGCGCGGGGCTGGGGACGGGGCAATAGAGTCGGGGGGTGTGGCTTCCACCGGTGAGCTGCCCCCAGTGGGTGGAGGGGGGGAGGCAGGGGTGGTAGGAGGAGTGATGAGGCAGGTGGGTGGGGTGAGGGGGCGGGGCAGCAGTCAGGTAGGCAGCAGGGGGCGGAGCTTCATATGGCAGGTGCAGCAGCGGAGGGGGAGGGTGGAGGGACGTCTGGTCCGGGTATAGCATGGCGGAAGAGGGGGCAGAGCTTGGAGGGGCGGGGCTGATCGCAGAGGAGGGGCCCTCTGCTGAAGGGGCGGGGACTAATGCAGGGGAGGAGCAAACAGAAAAGCTGATGTTTAATTGGCCttccaaataaaacagaattaaatTAATACAACAGCTTGGAACAAAAGGCGGTAAACTGGACAGCGTTGCATCATGGGACACAGGACTGTTGAACTACAAACACCAGAATCCCACTaaaatttgctttaaaataaCAGATGAAACCTTCAATCCTGTAAACATGTCTGTCACATTAAATACAATCAACAGTAAACAGGTGTCGGTCCGTTATTCAACACTCAcaagttgtttatttatttagttactTATGTATTTCCTGTAAAATTAAAGCTTCTTCTGGAGTTCTTAAAGCATGTTCCACGGTTCTACTACCACCTGTGTTCAGGTAAAGCTCATCAGGACTCACCTCcgtgtccgtccgtctgtccgtctgctgCCCTGGTGGATTCTGGGTAGGAGGGGGGGGCTGATGGGAGGACTGAGGGGCAGCTGGGGGCAGAAGAGGGCAGATGGGGCTTTAAGGCCTAAATACCAGCACAGATGAACGTTCTactgagaaaatgttttattctgatTGGTCGATGGAGCTGTGTCGGCCAATCAGCGTGGGTCTCACCGTGCAGGGGCGGGTCCTGGCTGGTCAGGTAGGAGGGGTAGGGCTGGTAGGAGGAGTCAGGTGAGGAGGAAGGAAATACCTGCTGCTGCCAGCAGCTCTGGTGGTAAAACTGTAGAGGAGCGGAAACTGACGCACCTCAgatacacacaacaacaacaaacaataataacTGCGATGCTAGCAGCAGTAGGATCTTTGACCTCCAGCTCAACTGCTACAGGTGTGGACTGCTGCAgactcccatgatgcactgggcTCCTCTCCACTAACTGatgttctccatctgttctctatacTGAACCCTGACCCACCTGTCCAGGCAGACCTCTGCCTCCCTGAGCTGGTTCTGATGGAGTTTTTCTCTCCTGTTGCTGTTTAAACTCTGGATTTGTTGGTTTCTCTGATTCtgagtttttaattttactgtgAACCAACCAAAGATTCAACACTAGAACTGAAGGAACCAGTAACACTGGCGtttttggttttactggtttaatTAGTGTTAGTGGTGTTGGTGGTGTTATTGGTGTTAGTGGTggtactggttttactggtgttactggtggGATCCAGCAGGTGCGTCTTACCTGGACACCCAGGTTGAAGTAGTACTGGAGAACCCTGCAGTCTGCAGACAGGAACATGAGTCAGATGGCTGGTGACAGACAAACAGTTAATAAAGCAgcgtgacctctgacctctcgGTAAGTCGCTGCCATTGGGGTCGTAAGAGTAAGGGGGCGGAGCCACCACGGTGCACAGCGGCTCTCCCAGCTCATTGACCAACCAGGGAGAGGCAGCGGGGATCGCCATGGCGACTGAGGACAGAAAGCACATCATGcggaaaacaagaaataaatgcagcagaaacagagaatctagttgttggagatccatccagcatggaggaacatctacaggtggtgagcagagtagagaggaaacatggagatagaagaacatctgcaggaggaggacatgggtggagcttcaggagaaaccagctggaggttctggaagatgtTTCTTCCAGCTGGTTCTTCCTTGGAGCTCCTATCTCcaggatgactgagaacctcctCAGAAGTATGAGGAGTCAACATTAGTCCAGAGTTTAACTGAGGAGACACGATGGACATGGTGGCTCCtgaggtgaagggtttagttcaggtaACTGGACTTGcgatcttgaagacgtttcgtCTCTCATCCGAGCAGCTTTTTCAATTCTAAAACTAGTTTGGAGTTCCAGGTGTTTAACCACTAGAGGGGGGCTAAGGCTGATGGTATCTGCTGAAAGACTAAAGaaaggacagatggtttgaaaGAGGACATTTATGTTCATCTACAGCAACCCACTCTGAACAAAGGGGGAGACCTCAGACACCTTCTCTCAGAAACATACAAAGCTGCCTTCAGAACTCTCTCCAGAAGATTTAACCGCTCTTCACACCTTTCCTCAGGAGAGCCTAAGGACTCACATGATGATCAGTCACAGGTAGGAGGCGACTCATTGGACCGTTAAATCAACGACTCTCACCAGGCCCCCCTCTATTAGCATATTAATACCTCACTGGATTCAACACCTGTTGCTGAAAGATTTCTTTAGTCTTTCAGCAGATACCATCAGCCTTAACCCACCTTCACCTCCAGTGGTTAAATACCTGGaactctccaaactagttttagaactgaagaagccgctCGGATGAGAGacgaaacgtcttcaagatcacaagaataagtccagttgcctgaactaaacccttcacctgaacatgacctggatgactgagaaccttcacagacatgATAGTTCCTGGATTTAACTTTTACAGACTAAACACTAAAAGTTTCGTCATTCTAACAGAAGACATCTGTGAGCTGTCTCCTTCACGTCGTTCTCTTCACCTGAGCGTGTCTGAGCGTGAGTGGCGGGTGGCAGGTGAGCAGCTGCAGGAACTCGTGATGATGGAGAggaaggtgaggaggaggaggatgaaggtgaAGAGCAGATGACAGTGAGCGGCTTCACCACCTGAAACAAACATCTGAGGTCAAACAACAAATGCTGCAGGTGTGTCTCCCTGTTGTGTGTCTCCCTGTTGTGTCTCCCTGTTGTGTGTACATGTATTTACCTGTTGTGTGAAGGTGTAGGTGTTCATGTATTTACCTGTTGTGTGAAGGTGTAGGTGTTCATGTCGGGTCTCTCTGGAGAAGTGGTTCCGTCGTCCTGTTCGTCCTTTCAGGAATAAAAAGAACATGTGGAGGAGAACGTTTGACCTATGGCATGATAGAACCATGAAGTCCATGTTCAGCGCTGACAGGTAGGTCAGCTGACCTGTTCAGACTCAGGTGTTACCTGATTGGTGGAGGGCTCAGCAGCAGCGTAAACACCTGAGGGCTGGTAGCTCTGATCTGGAAGCAGGAGAACGTACCGTCACTGATGTCTGCATCACGGCTGCTCTGATGTCACGATAAACAGGGTGATGTCACGGTCAACAGTGTGATGTCACGGTCAACAGTGTGATGTCACGCTCAACAGTGTGATGTCACGCTCAACAGTGTGATGTCACGCTCAGATGGTGTGATGTCACGGTCAGATGGTGTGATGTCACGGTCAGATGGTGTGATGTCACGCTCAACAGTGTGATGTCACGGTCAGATGGTGTGATGTCACGGTCAGATGGTGTGATGTCACGGTCAGATGGTGTGATGTCACGGTCAGATGGTGTGATGTCACGGTCAGATGGTGTGATGTCACGGTCAGATGGTGTGATGTCACGGTCAGATGGTGTGATGTCACGTCAGATGGTGTGATGTCACGTCAGATGGTGTGATATCAGGCAGCTACCCACTGCAGGAACCTTTAAGAAACGTCAACAGTAACGtttcaggaacatttccatgATTTAATGGTTCCTTTCATTTTGGTTCCATTTTTGGATCCAACAGCTTCAATATGAGCTCTGAGTCCAGAACCAACAGTTACTGGACGGAACTCAGGTCTATACAGGAAACAGAACCATGGAGGTTTGTTCTGTTAGACAGGGATGGCAACAggaaattctgatttcagctgaaaattattGACTTGGGGGGGGCCAGGGGAGCTCCGCCCCCCCGAAGCTGAGAGATTTATAGTAAAATAGAAGTCATTTAGactgataaaaatgatcaaaaacataataatactaGACTTAAATAAGtcagcaaatttaatgaaaagtgAACTTACTTGTTCAATCTTTTCTCACTATCTTCAgttcaaaatgtttcacaaatcTGTAAGAGTTCTATACTACTATGTacactacagccatggccataagtttggacacaagtaccatgacgcttgtgaatcttagaaaataccacaaaactgtcacttacaatataaataccagtcatagccatcaaccaaaatgaaatacatttcatttttgtccaaacttatggccatggctgtatatacaagtcagttcactgcaacactcctattttgccatttttcttctctttgcagcaAACTGTGCAAGTCTCTGGACAGCATTCCTTTTCAACTCCTGCTGGTTGCTTGGTTCAGCCAAAGTCCCCCAATGTGTAACGTCTTTGACTTTGTCCATTGTCAaagtttgttttgaaaacgCCGATCCCAATGAATAGTTGCTCCGCCGGATTGCAAGTGTTTCGGCATGTTTCTTCACTTTTGATGCGTGGTCTAACAGTGCTACGCATCCACGTGATCCGTAGTTAATCAAATCTTTACAATATACACAAAAAGCTTTTCCAGCCACGTCTGGTTTCTTCAGAATTTGTCCAAGTGTTTCTGTTACCTCGTCGATCTTTGAGCCAATTTTCACCTTCACAGTGTCTTTTCTCTCAAGCTATTCCCATCGGAActtatttttgacacttttgtcaatttctgtgaCTGATGACTCCTGATCCTTCGTTAAAAATCTCATTATTCCGCTGAAGACTATACCAAATCTCCAAATATCCGAGTCGAACACGCCGCCATGAATTTGTGACAAAGAATGCTACGAGCAATTTGATTGGTCCAAGCTTGAAGCtatccaatcgctgggccgtttacaatcgaacgATAGCTTCAGTAAAAATCTAGCTTCAGGATTTTCTAGGCGACAATAAAGTACCTAACCCCCCTAAAATTTTCTCAACagatttagacgattcacagaaatgttcaaatttgaaattaaatcgtcagaaatccgcggatccgcggaaaattgccatccatGGTTAGAACACACACTCAAAAGATAAATGTTCCAACTGGAACCATAAATGATTTTATGCAGTGACACCACAGACAAACCATTTTTAGTTCCACAAAGAAACTTGTAGCAGAAGGTTCTTTAAAGAACCATTCCAGAAATGGTCTATAAATTGTGCTCAACATCACTTCAACAAGAAGAGGTTCTTTAGGTTCTACTTGTACATATCCAAATGTATACTTACAGTGGTATGAAAAGGTTTGGGCATCCCTGACAATTTTCAaggttttcctttataaatcactggttgttcggatcagcaatttcagttaaatatatcatatagcagaTGAACACAGTTAtgtttgagaagtgaaatgaagtttgcAGGATTTACAGAaggtgtgcaataattatttaaacaaaagtagacaGGTGCATACATTTGGGCacccttgttgttttgttgatttgAATACCTTTAGCACTAATTATTGGAACATAAAATGTGTTTGGTGAGCTCATTGATCTTTGACCTGCATACACAGGTCGAGCCAATCATGAGAAAGGGTATTTAAGGTGGACTATTGCAGGTTGTTCTCCTCTTTGCGTCTTCTCTGAAGAGTGGAAACATGGGAGCCTCAAAACAACtgtcaaatgagctgaaagcaaAGATTGTTCAGCATCATGGTTTAGAGGAAGGAAACAAAAAGctagctcagagatttcagctgtcagtttccactgtgaggaacataGTGAGGAAATGGAAGACCACAGGCTCAGTTCTAGTTTAGGCCTGGAGTGGCAGACCAAGAAAAACCTCAGCTAAGCAGAGATGAAGGATGTGAGAACAGTAAAACTCAGCCCACAGAGCAGCTCCAAAGACCTACAACATGATCTTGCTGCAGACGGAGTCACTGTGCATTGTTCAACTGTTCAGTGCATTTTGCACAAGGGGATGCTGTATGGGAGAGTAATGCGGAAGAAGCCTTTTCTGAACACATGCCACAAACAGAGTCACTTGAGGTTTGCTAAAGCACATTTGGACAAGCCagcttcattttggaataaggtgctgtggactgatgaacctAAAATGGAGTTATTTGGACATAAGGGGCGGTATGCATGgcggatgaagaacacagcattCCAAAACAAACACTTGCTGCCCACAGTAAAATGTGGTGGTGGgtccatcatgctgtggggctgtGTGGCCACTGCAGGTACTGGTAATCTTGTTAAAGTTGAAGATCGCATGGATTCCAGTCAGTATCAGCAGATTCTTACCAACAATGTTCAAGAATCAGTGACAAAGTTGAAGTTGTAGTGGGGCTGGATgcttcaacaagacaatgaccccaaacactgCTCAGATTCTACTCAGGCATCCATGCAGAGGAACAAGTAGAACATTCTGGAATGACCATCTCAGTCCCCAGACCtgaaaattactgaaaatctgtggtgtgaTTTAAAGCGGGCTGTCCATGCTCAGAAACCATCAaacctgactgaactggagatgttttgtaaagaagaatggtcaaaaataccttcaaccagaatccagaccCTCATTGGAAGCTACAGGAAGCGTTTAGaggctgttattt encodes:
- the zgc:110222 gene encoding protein EOLA1 translates to MAVQLWCLSFRQPYAGLILDGVKTVESRWRPVLAPLENQTLAVHVAWRNWDGEEWQAVLGGPLGMNRVQVEALLESGERWGRSVVAGLVDVGRTWLCPASLQGEELSQLERAAVLIGLQEKHLTHLSNPRWLKEPLSVRGGRDLFSVEIPAHLLP